The Chitinophagales bacterium genomic sequence TCCGGGCTGTCCTGCAGGTCGGCATCCATAGTTATTACTACATTGCCGATAGCTGCTTTGAAGCCCTCGTTCAGTGCAGCACTCTTACCATAGTTGCGTTGGAATTTGATGCCCTTAATATGCGGGTTTTGCGCACTTAACTCCTGTACTACCTGCCAGCTGTTATCAGTGCTGCCATCATCTATCATGATCACTTCGTAGCTGTAACCATGCTCTGTGCACATCTTCTCTATCCACTCCGCCAGTTCGGGTAGCGACTCATCTTCATTATAGAGCGGTATTACTATGCTAATATCTGTCTGCATCTGTTGCTAAAATACTGGAAATAAATTTAGGGTATTTAGGCCTTTGGTGCAGGGTTCCTTTTAGCAAAAGCAGCACCTATGAGGGAAAAGATAGCTCCAAAAAACATCGTACCGAAAATGACGCCGCCTACCATGAATGGGATAAAGAACTTTTTGGTCATCTCAAGCCCCATCTCTATCTGTTCATCGGTCATATTCGGGTTCTTGGCCATCTGCTCTGCTGCCATTTCCATCGACTTGTCTTTCATTTCAGGAAATATCAGGTAGACAGAAAGAAAAGTCCATGCCAGCAATACAAGCGCTGTAATGGCACTACTTTTAAAACCACTGGTGAATACACTGCCATAAGTTACATTGGCATCATTGGCTTTTGAATAAGCTTGCGCGTTCAGTATAATACCTATCAGAAAGGGTACATACTGGACATAGCCTGCCCAGCCTGTCTTAAAGGTTAGTCCTGTTACGTAAAAGATAACATTGACGATGATCATTGCCAGTGCTGTTACAAGGCCGTATGTTTTATGTGTCTGGGTCATTTTATTATTGATTTAGTTTGATATTGTTGTTATTCACCACGCCTATTACTTTGCCGGGTAGCTCTTTGCCAATAAAAGGATTGTTGGCAGATGCGGATGTCATCTTATTCAGTACAACTTTTCCTTTTGCAGAGAAGAGGGTCATATTGGCGGGCTTGCCTTTTTGCAGTCCATCCTGGGCCAGGCCGAATATCTCGCGTGGCTTGTTGGCAAATGCATCCACTATGCTTTCCAGTTCTGCCTTATCGCCTACACCTTCAAGAGCAATGTTGAAGGCAATCTCCTGTATATTCATGCCGTATGCCGCATATTCAAATTCTTTCACTTTGGCATCCCAGTCTTGCGGGCGGTGGTGCGATGTGATGCAGTCTATGGTGCCATCTTTCAGTCCTTTGATCAATGCCTGCCTGTCTTTCTCTGTTCTTAGCGGTGGTGTTACCTTATACATGCTGCTGTAACCCACCAGTGCCTCATCGGTCAGTGCCAGGTGGTAGGGGGTAACGGAGCAGGTAACGTTCAGTTTTTCTTTTTTGGCTTTGCGTATCATATCCAGGCCGGCGGCGGTAGATATACCTGTAAAGTGCAACCTTGAACCCGTATACTTCAGCAACTGCAGGTCACGGTAGATGATAATGGTTTCTGCCTCAGGTGGTATACCCGCCATACCTATGCGTGTCGACACGGCTCCTTCATGCATCAGCCCTGTGCTGGCTATGGAATCATCCTGCGGTATTTGTATCAAAGTACCATTGAATGCTTTTACATATTCCAGTGCTTTCAACATCAGGTTCGATGTCTGTACCGGCTTCCAGCCATCAGTAAATGCAATGGCACCATGTGCCTGCATGTCCATCATCTCGGCCAGGTTTTTACCCTCGATATTCTGGGAAATACTACCCATAGGATGCAGGTTTACAATATTGCCTGCTGCCTTTTTCAGTAAAAATTCAACTACTGACTTTGTGCTGACTACAGGGTCTGTATTTGGTGCCAGGAATACATCTGTAAAACCACCGGCTGCCGCTGCAGCAAGGCCGCTTTGTATCGTTTCTTTCTGCTCATGTCCCGGTTCGGCATAGTCTGCCATTATATCCACCCAACCTTTGCTTACCGATATCGGGCCTTCACTTTTAGCAGATGTATATACTTTTTTGCCATCTACTTCTATACTGCTTTCACCGGTTTTTTTTGCAGATGCGGCTATCTTGCTGATGATACCATCTTTAATAGTAATATCAACGACCTTGTTATGAAATTCCGACGTCGTGTCAGTGATCTTAGCCTGTAGAATGTGCACTTGCATATGGCTATTGAGTAGCAGCTGTTGGTTTGCGAAGGCTGCCGGCTAAAACCCATGTTTCAGCGGCCAGCATTATCACGGCTAAAATAACACAAAGTTTCCAAAGCGGGAAACTGCCCCACCTGTTGTAACCACCAGTAGTGCCGATTGTATCAGCACTCACTATTTCTACATCAATGCCCGGCCATAACTTGTTCAGTTGCCCGGGATCTATTGTTGCCAGTTGCGATTCTGTCCTGCTGCTGTTAACGGCAATTACCGTCGTATCGCTGCCCTGTGCCCACAGGCTGTAGAATCCCGGTTGGTGAACCACATCATCTATGAACACATTCAGCCCTGCACCATATCCATGTTGTGTTGGTATTGCATCGCTGCCCTGTGTATAAAGATGCACCATATTGCGCTCATTAGCCTTGTTCAAAGGCAGGTAAGCAGGTTCATTGTTGCCCAGCGTCAAAGCATACATATTTCCTCCGTTGGTGCTTATACCCATACGGTACAGGAATGGGGCAAAGAAATAGCCGGAGGTGAAATTCCCGGATTGCAGATCGATACCAGTAGTCAATACGTATAATTTTCCGTTTTGCGGGCTGTATTGTGCAAACAGCGGGTCGCCGTTGCGAAAGCTGAGGACGGACTGCCTGTTGGCAGTGATACCTGAATTTATAACATAGTGCCAGTTTGCTACGGGCAACTGTACATTTTCGGGCACCTGTTCAAAAAGGTCGCGCACCAGGTCGCTGCCTTGTTGTAATGATGTTGCAGCCTGTGTAACGGTATCAATATTTGTAATGGACAGGTCTGCTATTTCTGCCAGTCCTTCGTTCATTTCGGCGATGTTATTGGTTTTGCCCGGGAATAGGCATACGGTCTGGCCTTGTTGCAGGGCCAGGGCTATCTGCTTGCCCAGCGCCGGGCTGATCCTTGTGCATCCGTTTACTATCACCAGGCT encodes the following:
- a CDS encoding dihydroorotase, yielding MQVHILQAKITDTTSEFHNKVVDITIKDGIISKIAASAKKTGESSIEVDGKKVYTSAKSEGPISVSKGWVDIMADYAEPGHEQKETIQSGLAAAAAGGFTDVFLAPNTDPVVSTKSVVEFLLKKAAGNIVNLHPMGSISQNIEGKNLAEMMDMQAHGAIAFTDGWKPVQTSNLMLKALEYVKAFNGTLIQIPQDDSIASTGLMHEGAVSTRIGMAGIPPEAETIIIYRDLQLLKYTGSRLHFTGISTAAGLDMIRKAKKEKLNVTCSVTPYHLALTDEALVGYSSMYKVTPPLRTEKDRQALIKGLKDGTIDCITSHHRPQDWDAKVKEFEYAAYGMNIQEIAFNIALEGVGDKAELESIVDAFANKPREIFGLAQDGLQKGKPANMTLFSAKGKVVLNKMTSASANNPFIGKELPGKVIGVVNNNNIKLNQ
- a CDS encoding DUF4199 domain-containing protein, with translation MTQTHKTYGLVTALAMIIVNVIFYVTGLTFKTGWAGYVQYVPFLIGIILNAQAYSKANDANVTYGSVFTSGFKSSAITALVLLAWTFLSVYLIFPEMKDKSMEMAAEQMAKNPNMTDEQIEMGLEMTKKFFIPFMVGGVIFGTMFFGAIFSLIGAAFAKRNPAPKA